From Streptomyces sp. TLI_053, a single genomic window includes:
- a CDS encoding DUF6879 family protein, whose amino-acid sequence MFLDGDAWRAYFDAMEHDAWRLETLAVYTMPQEEEGIRRFLAGEPLTAEATAA is encoded by the coding sequence GTGTTCTTGGATGGTGACGCGTGGCGGGCGTATTTCGACGCCATGGAGCACGACGCCTGGCGTCTGGAGACCCTGGCCGTCTACACGATGCCGCAGGAGGAGGAAGGGATCCGTCGCTTCCTGGCCGGCGAGCCGCTGACGGCCGAGGCAACCGCTGCTTGA
- a CDS encoding FAD-dependent oxidoreductase translates to METYDLVIVGGGPAGCAAAVMAASVGLRTALVERREPGATLRRVPAVQNVLGFATGTAFADAVAADVRRVTDSCDLLLGTPATELHADDEGVTVHLAAPGTTVRGRYAIVATGVRAARPDEAAWLSSTVDAPPPLWEADATLLTGRRTLVLGADRPLGTLLRAHPDAALDLLVPHPAADAYKAEEVRDDPRVTLLELDALDLRHSPEGHITAGGLGTFAPDAVFVNLGVRPAALPGTLAPAEDGYCPPDRQHPRVLTAGDLRSARGQRIMTATGSGADAALQAYYALRLTG, encoded by the coding sequence GTGGAGACGTACGACCTGGTGATCGTGGGCGGCGGGCCCGCGGGCTGCGCGGCGGCCGTGATGGCGGCGAGCGTCGGGCTGCGGACGGCCCTGGTCGAGCGGCGCGAACCCGGCGCCACCCTGCGGCGCGTCCCGGCGGTGCAGAACGTGCTCGGCTTCGCGACCGGCACCGCCTTCGCCGACGCCGTCGCGGCGGACGTCCGACGAGTCACCGACTCCTGCGACCTCCTTCTCGGCACCCCGGCGACCGAACTGCACGCCGACGACGAGGGCGTGACCGTCCACCTCGCCGCCCCGGGCACCACCGTGCGCGGCCGGTACGCGATCGTCGCCACCGGCGTCCGCGCGGCCCGACCCGACGAGGCCGCCTGGCTCAGCTCCACCGTGGACGCCCCGCCGCCGCTCTGGGAGGCGGACGCCACGCTCCTGACCGGCCGCCGCACCCTCGTCCTCGGCGCCGACCGCCCCCTCGGCACCCTGCTGCGCGCCCACCCCGACGCCGCACTCGACCTGCTCGTCCCGCACCCGGCCGCCGACGCCTACAAGGCCGAGGAGGTCCGCGACGACCCGCGCGTCACCCTGCTGGAACTCGACGCCCTCGACCTGCGCCACTCCCCCGAAGGCCACATCACGGCGGGCGGGTTGGGCACCTTCGCCCCCGACGCGGTGTTCGTGAACCTGGGCGTCCGCCCGGCCGCCCTCCCCGGCACCCTGGCCCCCGCCGAGGACGGCTACTGCCCGCCCGACCGCCAGCACCCCCGCGTCCTCACCGCCGGCGACCTCCGCTCGGCCCGCGGCCAGCGCATCATGACCGCCACCGGCTCCGGCGCCGACGCGGCGCTGCAGGCCTACTACGCCCTCCGCCTGACGGGCTGA
- a CDS encoding PhzF family phenazine biosynthesis protein, translating to MADHEVLYVFCGPDGTHGNALGVVRDGAAVPDDADRQAIARRLGFSETVFVDDPERGAIDIRTPTLRLPFAGHPCVGAAWLLGVDRLVTAAGVVRVRHGGGFTRVAAPAAWAPPRTLRRYATAAEVDGLAVPPPGEWIYAWAWQDEAAGTVRARAFPGRGDGIDEDEATGAAALLLTAELGRGLTITQGRGSQLVTGLPGDGLVEVGGRVRRADR from the coding sequence ATGGCCGACCACGAGGTGCTGTACGTGTTCTGCGGCCCGGACGGTACGCACGGCAACGCGCTGGGCGTGGTCCGGGACGGCGCGGCCGTGCCCGACGACGCGGACCGGCAGGCGATCGCGCGACGGCTCGGCTTCAGCGAGACGGTGTTCGTCGACGACCCGGAGCGCGGCGCGATCGACATCCGTACCCCGACCCTGCGCCTCCCGTTCGCCGGTCACCCGTGTGTCGGCGCCGCCTGGCTGCTGGGCGTGGACCGGCTGGTCACCGCCGCGGGCGTGGTCCGGGTGCGGCACGGCGGCGGGTTCACCCGGGTCGCGGCTCCGGCCGCCTGGGCGCCGCCGCGCACGCTCCGCCGGTACGCGACGGCGGCCGAGGTCGACGGGCTGGCGGTGCCGCCGCCGGGTGAGTGGATCTATGCCTGGGCCTGGCAGGACGAGGCGGCGGGCACGGTCCGCGCCCGGGCCTTCCCGGGACGGGGCGACGGCATCGACGAGGACGAGGCGACCGGTGCGGCCGCGCTCCTGCTGACGGCCGAGCTGGGCCGGGGGCTGACGATCACCCAGGGGCGTGGCTCGCAGCTCGTCACCGGGCTCCCCGGGGACGGGCTGGTCGAGGTCGGCGGCCGGGTCCGCCGCGCGGACCGGTAG
- a CDS encoding VanZ family protein: MGLFGLALHLLLLGWLVLRPLPVAWVYDANLTPLASLRFSSAGQLLGELLLPAPLGVLLPLAGGRLGTPWLPSFLRTTGASALLATALEFLSSWAPGHVLNVDHILLAVAGVAATHLALVPAGRILLLRRDAGLQDLGRTAEPDPAPAATPAPTSASAATSAPTQAQAQAPDSAPVTVPTPARAAATPAAHPGRKAEPLLSLGSPGPARRS, encoded by the coding sequence GTGGGACTGTTCGGCCTCGCCCTCCACCTGCTGCTGCTGGGCTGGCTGGTGCTGAGACCACTGCCGGTGGCCTGGGTCTACGACGCCAACCTGACGCCACTGGCCTCGCTCCGTTTCTCCTCCGCGGGCCAGTTGCTCGGCGAGCTGCTGCTGCCCGCCCCGCTCGGCGTCCTCCTCCCGCTCGCCGGCGGCCGGCTCGGGACCCCCTGGCTCCCGTCCTTCCTGCGCACCACCGGCGCCTCGGCCCTGCTGGCCACGGCACTGGAGTTCCTCTCCTCGTGGGCGCCCGGGCACGTGCTCAACGTCGACCACATACTGCTCGCCGTCGCCGGTGTCGCGGCGACCCACCTCGCCCTGGTCCCCGCCGGCCGGATCCTGCTTCTGCGGCGCGACGCGGGCCTCCAGGATCTCGGCCGCACCGCGGAGCCGGACCCCGCTCCGGCTGCGACCCCGGCCCCGACCTCTGCCTCGGCTGCGACCTCGGCCCCGACTCAGGCTCAGGCTCAGGCTCCGGACAGCGCGCCCGTCACCGTCCCGACCCCGGCCAGGGCCGCCGCCACCCCGGCCGCGCACCCCGGGCGGAAGGCCGAACCCCTGCTCAGCCTCGGTTCGCCGGGCCCCGCCCGGCGGAGCTGA
- a CDS encoding HAMP domain-containing sensor histidine kinase: MTDQQTTARFSSGPWRRLRSLRVRLIAVFAAVALTTAVSASGIAYWLNRDAVLKRAQDTALNDFRVSLSRNVSNLPLNATCEDLNTLASTVASSGLSYDVVVADPALPNCVASSSSASYTIASVPAALRTAVGKPREITESNPYTYHLYWQRQNLDGRPFVIGGTKVVTTGPTAYMFKSLENERADLNTLGWSLAIATLLALIGSALLAQAASATVLRPVKRLGDAARRLGEGHLDTRLEVEGSDELADLARTFNRTAESLHGQVEELSAREAQSRRFVADMSHELRTPLTAMTAVTDILEDEAESLDPMIEPAVRLVVSETRRLSDLVENLMEVTRFDAGTAKLVADEVDIADLIMSCIDGRAWYDAVEVDAPRGILAVVDPRRLDVVFANLIGNALKHGGSPVRVRVREEGDTVVVAVSDSGPGIPEDVLPHVFDRFYKADKGRARSEGSGLGLSIAMANAQIHGGSITAANGEVGAVFTLTLPLTQPPPPPSADTAEESAR, translated from the coding sequence GTGACTGACCAACAGACGACGGCCCGGTTCTCCTCCGGCCCGTGGCGCCGCCTGCGCTCGTTGCGCGTGCGGCTGATCGCGGTGTTCGCCGCGGTCGCGCTGACCACCGCCGTCTCGGCGTCCGGCATCGCGTACTGGCTCAACCGCGACGCGGTGCTGAAGCGGGCCCAGGACACCGCGCTCAACGACTTCCGGGTCTCGCTCAGCCGCAACGTGTCGAACCTGCCGCTGAACGCCACCTGCGAGGACCTGAACACGCTCGCGAGCACCGTCGCCAGCTCCGGCCTCAGTTACGACGTGGTGGTGGCCGATCCGGCGCTGCCGAACTGCGTCGCCTCGTCCAGCTCGGCGTCGTACACGATCGCCAGTGTGCCGGCCGCGCTGCGGACGGCGGTCGGCAAGCCGCGCGAGATCACCGAGTCCAACCCGTACACCTACCACCTGTACTGGCAGCGGCAGAACCTCGACGGGCGGCCGTTCGTCATCGGCGGCACCAAGGTGGTGACGACCGGCCCGACCGCGTACATGTTCAAGTCGTTGGAGAACGAGCGGGCCGACCTGAACACGCTCGGCTGGTCGCTGGCGATCGCCACCCTGCTGGCGCTGATCGGCTCGGCGCTGCTGGCGCAGGCCGCGTCGGCGACGGTGCTGCGGCCGGTCAAGCGGCTGGGCGACGCGGCCCGGCGGCTCGGCGAGGGCCATCTGGACACCCGGCTGGAGGTCGAGGGCTCGGACGAACTCGCCGACCTGGCGCGGACCTTCAACCGGACCGCGGAGTCGCTGCACGGGCAGGTCGAGGAGCTGAGCGCGCGCGAGGCGCAGAGCCGGCGGTTCGTCGCCGACATGTCGCACGAGCTGCGCACCCCGCTGACCGCGATGACCGCCGTGACGGACATCCTGGAGGACGAGGCGGAGTCGCTGGACCCGATGATCGAACCGGCCGTGCGGCTGGTGGTCAGCGAGACCCGGCGGCTCTCCGACCTGGTGGAGAACCTCATGGAGGTGACCCGCTTCGACGCCGGCACCGCCAAGCTCGTCGCCGACGAGGTGGACATCGCCGACCTGATCATGTCCTGCATCGACGGCCGGGCCTGGTACGACGCGGTGGAGGTGGACGCCCCGCGCGGCATCCTGGCGGTGGTCGACCCGCGCCGGCTGGACGTCGTCTTCGCCAACCTGATCGGCAACGCGCTGAAGCACGGCGGTTCGCCGGTGCGGGTGCGGGTGCGCGAGGAGGGGGACACCGTGGTCGTCGCGGTGTCGGACAGCGGTCCCGGCATCCCGGAGGACGTGCTGCCGCACGTCTTCGACCGCTTCTACAAGGCCGACAAGGGGCGGGCCCGCTCGGAGGGCAGCGGCCTGGGCCTGTCCATCGCGATGGCCAACGCGCAGATCCACGGGGGGTCCATCACGGCCGCGAACGGCGAGGTGGGGGCGGTGTTCACGCTGACGCTGCCGCTGACCCAGCCGCCTCCGCCGCCGTCCGCCGACACCGCCGAGGAGAGTGCCCGGTGA